Proteins from a genomic interval of Rosa chinensis cultivar Old Blush chromosome 2, RchiOBHm-V2, whole genome shotgun sequence:
- the LOC112188579 gene encoding protein IQ-DOMAIN 32 has product MGIHGGLVRSVFSRNRSFKTHESNGRNNMTERRRWSSVRLRSYLCGDEFKSVVADKDSASVRSFEASVSQLNSVLVEVDSCSAESSEATVTQPLQEDLTDKKDMHVYNTMSEEQAAIIIQSAFRGFLTRCQNERIKSEVGKQELIVGSESPSMESLGTSVEVQTGNSVEVHSIQEENLAAQHRLTQQKARAQVLRLKEDWDDSTLSSNMSKMRMQNRMEATTRRERALAYAFSQQLRICSKKKHAKSDGTEQNMGWSWLERWMATRLPESSSSLVETPTSNIQQVEPIYSNQRVVMIRKRLFDGMGEEKESCGSNEVTVAFDNYSVTTEEENSSFNSVDQSRVKATKGVSRRKTTPSHECGKDYLKVSKKDCSREAEKDAIDKSKKTGSVKCKNYSF; this is encoded by the exons ATGGGTATCCATGGAGGTTTGGTCAGGAGTGTCTTTTCGAGAAACCGATCTTTTAAGACTCATGAGAGCAAT GGGAGGAACAATATGACAGAACGGAGAAGATGGAGCTCAGTTAGACTCAGATCATATCTATGTGGGGATGAATTTAAGTCAGTGGTTGCAGACAAGGATTCAGCTTCAGTTAGGAGCTTTGAGGCTAGTGTATCGCAGCTCAATTCGGTGCTTGTAGAGGTGGATTCTTGTTCTGCTGAGAGCTCTGAGGCCACTGTTACACAACCATTGCAAGAAGACTTAACAGACAAGAAAGATATGCACGTCTACAACACAATGTCTGAAGAGCAAGCAGCAATCATCATCCAGTCAGCATTTAGAGGCTTTCTG ACTAGGTGTCAAAATGAAAGGATCAAATCAGAGGTTGGTAAACAGGAGCTTATTGTAGGATCAGAAAGTCCAAGTATGGAGTCTCTGGGGACATCAGTTGAAGTTCAAACAGGAAATTCGGTGGAAGTGCACTCTATACAGGAGGAAAACTTGGCTGCTCAACACCGGCTGACACAACAGAAAGCTAGAGCGCAAGTGCTAAGGCTTAAG GAAGACTGGGATGATAGCACATTGAGTAGCAACATGTCAAAAATGAGGATGCAGAACAGAATGGAAGCGACAACCAGGCGTGAGAGAGCGTTAGCTTATGCTTTTTCACAACAG CTACGGATCTGTTCAAAGAAAAAACATGCGAAATCTGATGGCACAGAACAGAATATGGGGTGGAGCTGGCTAGAACGATGGATGGCAACCCGCCTCCCTGAAAGCTCAAGCTCATTGGTTGAAACTCCTACAAGCAATATTCAGCAGGTCGAGCCAATTTACAGCAACCAAAGAGTTGTGATGATCAGGAAGAGATTATTTGATGGGATGGGTGAAGAGAAAGAGAGCTGTGGATCTAATGAGGTGACTGTTGCATTTGATAACTATTCAGTAACAACAGAAGAAGAGAACAGTAGCTTCAACTCAGTTGATCAAAGCAGGGTCAAGGCTACAAAAGGTGTATCAAGGCGAAAAACTACGCCGAGTCATGAGTGTGGGAAAGATTACCTCAAG GTAAGCAAGAAGGATTGTTCAAGGGAGGCTGAGAAAGATGCAATCGACAAGTCGAAGAAAACCGGGAGTGTCAAGTGCAAAAACTATTCATTTTGA
- the LOC112184294 gene encoding transcription initiation factor TFIID subunit 6 isoform X2 — protein sequence MSIVPKENIEVISQSIGINNLSPDVALALAPDVEYRLREIMQEAIKCMRHSRRTKLTADDVDGALNLRNVEPLYGFVSGGPLRFKKAVGHRDLFYIDDKDVDFKDVIEAPLPKAPLDTGLVCHWLAIEGVQPAIPENAPVEVLAAPSDGKKYEQKDDGLPVELKLPVKHVLSRELQLYFDKITELVVSRSDVILLKKALLSLATDSGLHPLVPYFTCFIADEVSRGLSDFPLLFALMRVVHSLLQNAHIHIEPYLHQLMPSVVTCLVAKRLGNRFADNHWELRDFTANLVASICKRFGHVYNTLQSRLTKTLVNAFLDPKRTLTQHYGAIQGLAALGPSVVRLLILPNLESYLRLLEPELLLEKQKNEIKRHEAWRVYGALLSAAGQCIYDRLKIFPTLPSPVPQSLWKTNERIVLTTPNKRKRSVELMEQQPALKKIATDGPTGLSVTNSSPSQMQVETAAPASSGDINIGPSSSSRSLSNESISNSIGGKDGADAQSLKKSALLNQVWKDELNSGKLLVSLFQLFGEDILPFIPAPEMSLFL from the exons ATGAGCATTGTGCCCAAAGAGAACATTGAAGTAATCTCACAGAGCATTGGGATCAACAATTTGTCTCCAGATGTCGCTCTGGCTCTCGCCCCTGACGTCGAATATCGCCTCCGTGAGATCATGCAG GAGGCTATCAAATGTATGCGTCACTCGAGGAGAACTAAATTGACAGCTGATGATGTCGATGGTGCACTCAATTTAAGAAATGTCGAG CCACTATATGGTTTTGTGTCTGGAGGCCCCTTGCGTTTCAAAAAAGCAGTTGGACATAGGGATTTGTTTTACATTGATGACAAGGATGTGGATTTCAAAGAT GTGATCGAAGCTCCTTTACCAAAAGCCCCACTTGATACTGGACTTGTTTGTCACTGGCTAGCAATAGAAGGTGTTCAACCTGCAATTCCAGAAAATGCACCTGTAGAAG TACTTGCAGCTCCTTCTGATGGCAAAAAGTATGAGCAAAAGGATGATGGACTTCCTGTTGAGCTTAAATTACCGGTTAAGCATGTATTGTCTAGAGAGCTTCAG CTATATTTTGACAAAATCACTGAGCTTGTCGTGAGTAGGTCCGATGTTATTCTTCTTAAAAAAGCACTGTTGAGCTTGGCGACTGATTCGGGACTTCATCCATTAGTTCCTTATTTCACATGCTTTATAGCTGATGAG GTTTCTCGTGGTTTGAGTGATTTTCCACTTCTGTTTGCTCTGATGCGAGTTGTTCATAGCCTTCTCCAGAATGCTCACATACACATTGAACCTTAT cTGCACCAATTGATGCCATCTGTAGTTACTTGCCTTGTTGCAAAAAGATTGGGCAACAGGTTTGCTGACAACCATTGGGAACTTAGAGACTTCACGGCGAATCTGGTTGCTTCAATTTGTAAAAG GTTTGGGCATGTCTATAATACTCTCCAGTCACGACTTACAAAAACTTTGGTCAATGCATTTTTGGACCCAAAACGCACCTTGACTCAACACTACGGTGCAATTCAAGGTTTAGCTGCTCTAGGGCCCAGTGTG GTTCGCCTTCTGATACTGCCAAATCTGGAGTCATATCTGCGACTTCTGGAACCAGAGCTGCTTCTTGAGAAGCAAAAGAATGAGATAAAGAGGCATGAAGCTTGGCGTGTTTACGGAGCCTTGTTG AGTGCGGCAGGCCAATGCATATATGATAGACTGAAGATCTTCCCAACGTTGCCATCTCCTGTACCACAATCTCTCTGGAAGACCAATGAAAGAATTGTTCTCACTACACCAA ATAAACGGAAGAGAAGTGTGGAGCTCATGGAACAGCAACCAGCCCTGAAGAAAATTGCAACTGATGGCCCAACTGGTTTATCGGTAACTAATTCTTCGCCATCTCAAATGCAAGTAGAAACAGCAGCTCCAGCTTCTTCAGGTGATATCAATATAGGCCCCTCATCATCATCTAGAAGTTTGTCTAATGAGAGCATTTCAAACAGCATAGGTGGAAAAGATGGGGCTGATGCCCAGTCTCTAAAGAAATCAGCTCTCCTCAATCAGGTGTGGAAGGACGAATTGAATTCTGGGAAACTACTGGTATCATTGTTTCAGTTGTTTGGTGAAGACATTCTCCCCTTTATTCCAGCTCCAGAGATGTCTTTGTTTCTGTAA
- the LOC112186819 gene encoding probable transcription factor PosF21, which yields MDKDKSPAHGGGLPPPSGRYSSLLPTYNVKTEPSSSSSFPPLASGATAEPGHFGHGMSTESNHFSHDISRMPDYPPRKLGHRRAHSEIVTLPDDISFDSDLGVVGGADGPSFSDETEEDLLSMYLDMDKFNSSSATSDFQVGEPSASAAPAAPATRALTSSTENISMGTHERPRVRHQHSQSMDGSTTIKTEMLVSSSEEMSAADSKKAMSATKLSELALVDPKRAKRIWANRQSAARSKERKMRYIAELEQKVQTLQTEATSLSAQLTLLQRDTNGLTSENSELKLRLQTMEQQVHLQDALNDALKEEIQHLKVLTGQAMPNGGPMMNFASFGAGPSAGQQFYPNNQAMHTLLTAQQFQQLQIHSQKQQHQFQQHLLHQLQQQHMQQQQQQQQQQQQSEDLKTGATVQSPSLNDNASEVNQTVAKDC from the exons ATGGATAAGGACAAGTCTCCTGCACATGGTGGAGGTTTACCACCACCATCAGGCAGGTACTCGAGTCTTTTGCCGACTTACAATGTGAAGACTGAAccctcttcatcatcatcatttccACCATTGGCCTCTGGTGCTACTGCAGAGCCAGGTCATTTTGGTCACGGAATGTCCACTGAATCTAATCACTTTAGTCATGATATTAGCCGAATGCCAGATTACCCACCAAGGAAATTGGGTCATAGACGTGCCCATTCAGAAATTGTGACCCTTCCAGATGATATTAGCTTTGATAGTGACCTTGGTGTTGTGGGTGGTGCCGATGGTCCTTCATTTTCAGATGAGACAGAGGAAGACTTGTTGTCTATGTACCTTGATATGGACAAATTCAATTCTTCATCTGCTACATCGGACTTTCAAGTGGGTGAACCATCAGCTTCTGCTGCACCAGCTGCTCCAGCAACAAGAGCGCTCACTAGCTCTACAGAGAATATTAGCATGGGTACTCATGAGAGACCCAGAGTTAGGCACCAACATAGCCAATCAATGGATGGATCAacaaccatcaaaacagagaTGCTGGTGTCGAGCTCAGAAGAGATGTCTGCAGCTGATTCCAAGAAAGCCATGTCAGCTACCAAGCTTTCGGAACTTGCCTTAGTTGATCCAAAACGTGCAAAGAG GATCTGGGCAAATAGGCAGTCAGCTGCAAGGTCAAAGGAAAGGAAGATGCGGTACATTGCAGAGCTTGAACAGAAAGTTCAGACCTTGCAAACAGAAGCAACATCGTTGTCTGCTCAGTTGACTCTCTTGCAG AGAGACACAAATGGTCTGACTTCTGAAAACAGTGAACTGAAACTGCGCTTGCAAACGATGGAGCAACAGGTTCACTTACAAGATG CACTTAATGATGCACTCAAAGAGGAAATTCAGCACCTGAAAGTTCTGACTGGCCAAGCTATGCCAAATGGTGGACCTATGATGAACTTCGCTTCTTTTGGTGCTGGTCCTAGTGCTGGCCAGCAGTTTTATCCAAACAATCAAGCCATGCACACTCTTCTAACTGCACAGCAATTTCAACAGCTCCAGATACATTCTCAGAAGCAGCAGCATCAGTTTCAGCAGCATCTACTGCATCAACTTCAGCAACAACAcatgcagcagcagcagcagcagcaacaacaacaacaacaaagtgAGGACTTGAAAACAGGAGCAACCGTGCAGTCTCCAAGTTTAAATGATAATGCTTCAGAGGTCAACCAAACAGTAGCAAAGGATTGTTAA
- the LOC112184617 gene encoding glycine-rich cell wall structural protein, whose amino-acid sequence MSSNKALLLLALLVALVLVVASSRDLAQTSTKKENEVTTASSNVGGLDDAKYGGYGGPGGGYQGGNGGRGGYGGGNPGYGGGRGGGCYYGCCRRPNYGRGCRRCCSYAGEAVDSAEP is encoded by the exons ATGAGTTCCAACAAGGCTCTTCTTCTCTTGGCTCTTTTGGTTGCTCTTGTTCTTGTCGTGGCCTCAAGCAGAGACCTCGCTCAGACATCTACCAAGAAGGAAAATG AGGTGACCACTGCAAGTTCCAATGTTGGCGGCCTAGATGATGCCAAGTACGGTGGATATGGAGGCCCCGGAGGTGGCTACCAAGGTGGTAATGGCGGCCGCGGAGGCTACGGTGGAGGAAATCCTGGTTATGGAGGAGGACGAGGAGGAGGGTGTTACTATGGCTGCTGCAGGCGCCCTAACTATGGAAGAGGGTGCAGAAGGTGCTGCTCTTACGCTGGTGAGGCAGTTGATAGTGCAGAACCCTAA
- the LOC112184294 gene encoding transcription initiation factor TFIID subunit 6 isoform X3, with amino-acid sequence MSIVPKENIEVISQSIGINNLSPDVALALAPDVEYRLREIMQVILEAIKCMRHSRRTKLTADDVDGALNLRNVEPLYGFVSGGPLRFKKAVGHRDLFYIDDKDVDFKDVIEAPLPKAPLDTGLVCHWLAIEGVQPAIPENAPVEAPSDGKKYEQKDDGLPVELKLPVKHVLSRELQLYFDKITELVVSRSDVILLKKALLSLATDSGLHPLVPYFTCFIADEVSRGLSDFPLLFALMRVVHSLLQNAHIHIEPYLHQLMPSVVTCLVAKRLGNRFADNHWELRDFTANLVASICKRFGHVYNTLQSRLTKTLVNAFLDPKRTLTQHYGAIQGLAALGPSVVRLLILPNLESYLRLLEPELLLEKQKNEIKRHEAWRVYGALLSAAGQCIYDRLKIFPTLPSPVPQSLWKTNERIVLTTPNKRKRSVELMEQQPALKKIATDGPTGLSVTNSSPSQMQVETAAPASSGDINIGPSSSSRSLSNESISNSIGGKDGADAQSLKKSALLNQVWKDELNSGKLLVSLFQLFGEDILPFIPAPEMSLFL; translated from the exons ATGAGCATTGTGCCCAAAGAGAACATTGAAGTAATCTCACAGAGCATTGGGATCAACAATTTGTCTCCAGATGTCGCTCTGGCTCTCGCCCCTGACGTCGAATATCGCCTCCGTGAGATCATGCAGGTAATTCTG GAGGCTATCAAATGTATGCGTCACTCGAGGAGAACTAAATTGACAGCTGATGATGTCGATGGTGCACTCAATTTAAGAAATGTCGAG CCACTATATGGTTTTGTGTCTGGAGGCCCCTTGCGTTTCAAAAAAGCAGTTGGACATAGGGATTTGTTTTACATTGATGACAAGGATGTGGATTTCAAAGAT GTGATCGAAGCTCCTTTACCAAAAGCCCCACTTGATACTGGACTTGTTTGTCACTGGCTAGCAATAGAAGGTGTTCAACCTGCAATTCCAGAAAATGCACCTGTAGAAG CTCCTTCTGATGGCAAAAAGTATGAGCAAAAGGATGATGGACTTCCTGTTGAGCTTAAATTACCGGTTAAGCATGTATTGTCTAGAGAGCTTCAG CTATATTTTGACAAAATCACTGAGCTTGTCGTGAGTAGGTCCGATGTTATTCTTCTTAAAAAAGCACTGTTGAGCTTGGCGACTGATTCGGGACTTCATCCATTAGTTCCTTATTTCACATGCTTTATAGCTGATGAG GTTTCTCGTGGTTTGAGTGATTTTCCACTTCTGTTTGCTCTGATGCGAGTTGTTCATAGCCTTCTCCAGAATGCTCACATACACATTGAACCTTAT cTGCACCAATTGATGCCATCTGTAGTTACTTGCCTTGTTGCAAAAAGATTGGGCAACAGGTTTGCTGACAACCATTGGGAACTTAGAGACTTCACGGCGAATCTGGTTGCTTCAATTTGTAAAAG GTTTGGGCATGTCTATAATACTCTCCAGTCACGACTTACAAAAACTTTGGTCAATGCATTTTTGGACCCAAAACGCACCTTGACTCAACACTACGGTGCAATTCAAGGTTTAGCTGCTCTAGGGCCCAGTGTG GTTCGCCTTCTGATACTGCCAAATCTGGAGTCATATCTGCGACTTCTGGAACCAGAGCTGCTTCTTGAGAAGCAAAAGAATGAGATAAAGAGGCATGAAGCTTGGCGTGTTTACGGAGCCTTGTTG AGTGCGGCAGGCCAATGCATATATGATAGACTGAAGATCTTCCCAACGTTGCCATCTCCTGTACCACAATCTCTCTGGAAGACCAATGAAAGAATTGTTCTCACTACACCAA ATAAACGGAAGAGAAGTGTGGAGCTCATGGAACAGCAACCAGCCCTGAAGAAAATTGCAACTGATGGCCCAACTGGTTTATCGGTAACTAATTCTTCGCCATCTCAAATGCAAGTAGAAACAGCAGCTCCAGCTTCTTCAGGTGATATCAATATAGGCCCCTCATCATCATCTAGAAGTTTGTCTAATGAGAGCATTTCAAACAGCATAGGTGGAAAAGATGGGGCTGATGCCCAGTCTCTAAAGAAATCAGCTCTCCTCAATCAGGTGTGGAAGGACGAATTGAATTCTGGGAAACTACTGGTATCATTGTTTCAGTTGTTTGGTGAAGACATTCTCCCCTTTATTCCAGCTCCAGAGATGTCTTTGTTTCTGTAA
- the LOC112184294 gene encoding transcription initiation factor TFIID subunit 6 isoform X1, whose product MSIVPKENIEVISQSIGINNLSPDVALALAPDVEYRLREIMQVILEAIKCMRHSRRTKLTADDVDGALNLRNVEPLYGFVSGGPLRFKKAVGHRDLFYIDDKDVDFKDVIEAPLPKAPLDTGLVCHWLAIEGVQPAIPENAPVEVLAAPSDGKKYEQKDDGLPVELKLPVKHVLSRELQLYFDKITELVVSRSDVILLKKALLSLATDSGLHPLVPYFTCFIADEVSRGLSDFPLLFALMRVVHSLLQNAHIHIEPYLHQLMPSVVTCLVAKRLGNRFADNHWELRDFTANLVASICKRFGHVYNTLQSRLTKTLVNAFLDPKRTLTQHYGAIQGLAALGPSVVRLLILPNLESYLRLLEPELLLEKQKNEIKRHEAWRVYGALLSAAGQCIYDRLKIFPTLPSPVPQSLWKTNERIVLTTPNKRKRSVELMEQQPALKKIATDGPTGLSVTNSSPSQMQVETAAPASSGDINIGPSSSSRSLSNESISNSIGGKDGADAQSLKKSALLNQVWKDELNSGKLLVSLFQLFGEDILPFIPAPEMSLFL is encoded by the exons ATGAGCATTGTGCCCAAAGAGAACATTGAAGTAATCTCACAGAGCATTGGGATCAACAATTTGTCTCCAGATGTCGCTCTGGCTCTCGCCCCTGACGTCGAATATCGCCTCCGTGAGATCATGCAGGTAATTCTG GAGGCTATCAAATGTATGCGTCACTCGAGGAGAACTAAATTGACAGCTGATGATGTCGATGGTGCACTCAATTTAAGAAATGTCGAG CCACTATATGGTTTTGTGTCTGGAGGCCCCTTGCGTTTCAAAAAAGCAGTTGGACATAGGGATTTGTTTTACATTGATGACAAGGATGTGGATTTCAAAGAT GTGATCGAAGCTCCTTTACCAAAAGCCCCACTTGATACTGGACTTGTTTGTCACTGGCTAGCAATAGAAGGTGTTCAACCTGCAATTCCAGAAAATGCACCTGTAGAAG TACTTGCAGCTCCTTCTGATGGCAAAAAGTATGAGCAAAAGGATGATGGACTTCCTGTTGAGCTTAAATTACCGGTTAAGCATGTATTGTCTAGAGAGCTTCAG CTATATTTTGACAAAATCACTGAGCTTGTCGTGAGTAGGTCCGATGTTATTCTTCTTAAAAAAGCACTGTTGAGCTTGGCGACTGATTCGGGACTTCATCCATTAGTTCCTTATTTCACATGCTTTATAGCTGATGAG GTTTCTCGTGGTTTGAGTGATTTTCCACTTCTGTTTGCTCTGATGCGAGTTGTTCATAGCCTTCTCCAGAATGCTCACATACACATTGAACCTTAT cTGCACCAATTGATGCCATCTGTAGTTACTTGCCTTGTTGCAAAAAGATTGGGCAACAGGTTTGCTGACAACCATTGGGAACTTAGAGACTTCACGGCGAATCTGGTTGCTTCAATTTGTAAAAG GTTTGGGCATGTCTATAATACTCTCCAGTCACGACTTACAAAAACTTTGGTCAATGCATTTTTGGACCCAAAACGCACCTTGACTCAACACTACGGTGCAATTCAAGGTTTAGCTGCTCTAGGGCCCAGTGTG GTTCGCCTTCTGATACTGCCAAATCTGGAGTCATATCTGCGACTTCTGGAACCAGAGCTGCTTCTTGAGAAGCAAAAGAATGAGATAAAGAGGCATGAAGCTTGGCGTGTTTACGGAGCCTTGTTG AGTGCGGCAGGCCAATGCATATATGATAGACTGAAGATCTTCCCAACGTTGCCATCTCCTGTACCACAATCTCTCTGGAAGACCAATGAAAGAATTGTTCTCACTACACCAA ATAAACGGAAGAGAAGTGTGGAGCTCATGGAACAGCAACCAGCCCTGAAGAAAATTGCAACTGATGGCCCAACTGGTTTATCGGTAACTAATTCTTCGCCATCTCAAATGCAAGTAGAAACAGCAGCTCCAGCTTCTTCAGGTGATATCAATATAGGCCCCTCATCATCATCTAGAAGTTTGTCTAATGAGAGCATTTCAAACAGCATAGGTGGAAAAGATGGGGCTGATGCCCAGTCTCTAAAGAAATCAGCTCTCCTCAATCAGGTGTGGAAGGACGAATTGAATTCTGGGAAACTACTGGTATCATTGTTTCAGTTGTTTGGTGAAGACATTCTCCCCTTTATTCCAGCTCCAGAGATGTCTTTGTTTCTGTAA
- the LOC112184294 gene encoding transcription initiation factor TFIID subunit 6 isoform X4 — MSIVPKENIEVISQSIGINNLSPDVALALAPDVEYRLREIMQEAIKCMRHSRRTKLTADDVDGALNLRNVEPLYGFVSGGPLRFKKAVGHRDLFYIDDKDVDFKDVIEAPLPKAPLDTGLVCHWLAIEGVQPAIPENAPVEAPSDGKKYEQKDDGLPVELKLPVKHVLSRELQLYFDKITELVVSRSDVILLKKALLSLATDSGLHPLVPYFTCFIADEVSRGLSDFPLLFALMRVVHSLLQNAHIHIEPYLHQLMPSVVTCLVAKRLGNRFADNHWELRDFTANLVASICKRFGHVYNTLQSRLTKTLVNAFLDPKRTLTQHYGAIQGLAALGPSVVRLLILPNLESYLRLLEPELLLEKQKNEIKRHEAWRVYGALLSAAGQCIYDRLKIFPTLPSPVPQSLWKTNERIVLTTPNKRKRSVELMEQQPALKKIATDGPTGLSVTNSSPSQMQVETAAPASSGDINIGPSSSSRSLSNESISNSIGGKDGADAQSLKKSALLNQVWKDELNSGKLLVSLFQLFGEDILPFIPAPEMSLFL, encoded by the exons ATGAGCATTGTGCCCAAAGAGAACATTGAAGTAATCTCACAGAGCATTGGGATCAACAATTTGTCTCCAGATGTCGCTCTGGCTCTCGCCCCTGACGTCGAATATCGCCTCCGTGAGATCATGCAG GAGGCTATCAAATGTATGCGTCACTCGAGGAGAACTAAATTGACAGCTGATGATGTCGATGGTGCACTCAATTTAAGAAATGTCGAG CCACTATATGGTTTTGTGTCTGGAGGCCCCTTGCGTTTCAAAAAAGCAGTTGGACATAGGGATTTGTTTTACATTGATGACAAGGATGTGGATTTCAAAGAT GTGATCGAAGCTCCTTTACCAAAAGCCCCACTTGATACTGGACTTGTTTGTCACTGGCTAGCAATAGAAGGTGTTCAACCTGCAATTCCAGAAAATGCACCTGTAGAAG CTCCTTCTGATGGCAAAAAGTATGAGCAAAAGGATGATGGACTTCCTGTTGAGCTTAAATTACCGGTTAAGCATGTATTGTCTAGAGAGCTTCAG CTATATTTTGACAAAATCACTGAGCTTGTCGTGAGTAGGTCCGATGTTATTCTTCTTAAAAAAGCACTGTTGAGCTTGGCGACTGATTCGGGACTTCATCCATTAGTTCCTTATTTCACATGCTTTATAGCTGATGAG GTTTCTCGTGGTTTGAGTGATTTTCCACTTCTGTTTGCTCTGATGCGAGTTGTTCATAGCCTTCTCCAGAATGCTCACATACACATTGAACCTTAT cTGCACCAATTGATGCCATCTGTAGTTACTTGCCTTGTTGCAAAAAGATTGGGCAACAGGTTTGCTGACAACCATTGGGAACTTAGAGACTTCACGGCGAATCTGGTTGCTTCAATTTGTAAAAG GTTTGGGCATGTCTATAATACTCTCCAGTCACGACTTACAAAAACTTTGGTCAATGCATTTTTGGACCCAAAACGCACCTTGACTCAACACTACGGTGCAATTCAAGGTTTAGCTGCTCTAGGGCCCAGTGTG GTTCGCCTTCTGATACTGCCAAATCTGGAGTCATATCTGCGACTTCTGGAACCAGAGCTGCTTCTTGAGAAGCAAAAGAATGAGATAAAGAGGCATGAAGCTTGGCGTGTTTACGGAGCCTTGTTG AGTGCGGCAGGCCAATGCATATATGATAGACTGAAGATCTTCCCAACGTTGCCATCTCCTGTACCACAATCTCTCTGGAAGACCAATGAAAGAATTGTTCTCACTACACCAA ATAAACGGAAGAGAAGTGTGGAGCTCATGGAACAGCAACCAGCCCTGAAGAAAATTGCAACTGATGGCCCAACTGGTTTATCGGTAACTAATTCTTCGCCATCTCAAATGCAAGTAGAAACAGCAGCTCCAGCTTCTTCAGGTGATATCAATATAGGCCCCTCATCATCATCTAGAAGTTTGTCTAATGAGAGCATTTCAAACAGCATAGGTGGAAAAGATGGGGCTGATGCCCAGTCTCTAAAGAAATCAGCTCTCCTCAATCAGGTGTGGAAGGACGAATTGAATTCTGGGAAACTACTGGTATCATTGTTTCAGTTGTTTGGTGAAGACATTCTCCCCTTTATTCCAGCTCCAGAGATGTCTTTGTTTCTGTAA
- the LOC112184975 gene encoding F-box/LRR-repeat protein 2: MASNTEESAKVSLLSVDELGSILKLVTDPDDRKSFSQVCKQWSKVEGLNRSSLRLLQSDLLRRVLPRCPNLITFQTQEPLSDADLEFLAQTCPRLQVINLSICDNESKVQDLVSDGVCALANQCPNITRLLLRRRLKAGVASVIKLLPNLTHLDLGLCHKVEDNDIEAIGSAASSIAYLNLESCVCITDRGLGFLSHALFSKTLKTLVLAKCSKITDSGVSVLQNMCCLEHLNLANHGAKITDVGGLAISEIKTLKKLNLSGLMSLTDQTVVALAQNCLNLEVLDLSDCQRVTRAGLRAFSSHTCLNSLVLHYCFKFFGSDLEHLVLECPTLKCIVVDEYVGRQILPEMQESTRRCVRYKFICDWSFKDLENLR, encoded by the coding sequence ATGGCTTCCAACACCGAAGAATCAGCGAAAGTTTCTCTCTTGAGTGTCGACGAACTAGGTTCAATCCTCAAGTTGGTTACCGACCCAGATGACAGAAAATCGTTCTCCCAGGTCTGCAAGCAATGGTCCAAAGTCGAGGGTCTAAACCGATCATCACTCCGTCTTCTCCAATCCGATCTTCTCCGCCGTGTACTACCCAGATGCCCAAATTTGATCACTTTCCAAACCCAGGAGCCCCTCTCCGACGCCGACCTCGAATTCTTAGCCCAAACATGTCCCAGACTCCAAGTCATCAACCTCAGTATTTGTGACAATGAATCCAAGGTTCAAGATTTGGTGTCTGATGGTGTTTGCGCTCTGGCAAATCAGTGTCCGAATATAACAAGGCTTTTGCTTAGAAGAAGACTGAAGGCAGGAGTTGCTTCGGTGATCAAGTTATTACCGAACTTGACGCATTTGGATTTAGGATTATGTCATAAGGTTGAGGACAACGACATTGAAGCAATTGGGTCGGCGGCGAGTTCGATTGCCTATTTGAATTTGGAATCTTGTGTTTGTATCACTGATCGCGGTTTGGGGTTTCTGTCACATGCGTTATTTTCGAAAACATTGAAGACATTGGTGCTTGCTAAGTGTAGTAAGATCACTGATTCAGGGGTTTCGGTTTTGCAGAACATGTGTTGCTTGGAGCATCTGAATTTGGCTAACCATGGAGCGAAAATCACTGATGTAGGAGGTCTGGCAATATCGGAAATCAAAACTCTGAAGAAACTGAACTTGTCTGGGCTGATGTCCCTGACAGACCAAACCGTAGTTGCTCTTGCGCAAAATTGCCTCAACTTGGAGGTGCTTGATTTGAGTGACTGTCAGAGGGTGACGAGAGCTGGTCTTCGTGCATTTTCGAGTCACACATGCTTAAATTCTCTTGTGTTGCACTATTGTTTTAAGTTTTTTGGGTCTGATTTGGAACACTTGGTGCTGGAGTGTCCGACATTGAAGTGTATTGTGGTGGATGAATATGTGGGACGTCAGATATTGCCGGAAATGCAAGAGAGCACTAGAAGATGTGTGAGGTACAAGTTTATTTGTGATTGGTCTTTCAAAGACCTTGAGAATTTAAGATAA